From a region of the Nerophis lumbriciformis linkage group LG06, RoL_Nlum_v2.1, whole genome shotgun sequence genome:
- the eva1a gene encoding protein eva-1 homolog A, with protein MSTQTTGSPNTEVMVVSKEMALLSNILAAYTFIADQPERTALVFLGGVSVGLLVTLCAIVFQIHCRADYHYGNSKHPRRHHHHHHQHHHRHKRHHHHHVCQHHQPEDGNPDNTVAIPSEGDRPGGDSESEDWDEATDMSSRRRRRFERALLHAGMFTSAEDLDRAQRLEERERILREIWMNGQPDISTVTQSLNRYY; from the exons ATGAGTACCCAAACCACAGGGAGCCCCAACACGGAGGTGATGGTGGTCTCCAAGGAGATGGCGTTGCTCAGCAACATACTGGCAGCTTACACCTTCATCGCAG ACCAACCTGAGAGGACTGCGCTGGTGTTTCTGGGCGGCGTGAGTGTTGGCCTTCTCGTCACGCTCTGCGCCATCGTCTTCCAGATCCACTGTCGGGCCGACTATCACTACGGCAACAGCAAACATCCTCGCcgtcatcaccaccaccaccatcaacATCACCACCGACACAAGCGCCACCATCACCATCACGTCTGTCAGCATCATCAGCCGGAAGACGGCAACCCTGACAACACTGTCGCCATCCCTTCAGAGGGCGATCGGCCTGGCGGGGACAGCGAATCAGAGGACTGGGATGAGGCCACGGACATGTCCTCACGGAGACGCAGACGCTTTGAGAGAGCACTGCTGCATGCTGGCATGTTTACATCGGCTGAAG acTTGGACCGGGCCCAGAGGCTAGAAGAGCGGGAAAGAATTCTGAGAGAGATCTGGATGAATGGACAGCCAGACATCAGCACGGTCACTCAGAGCCTCAACAGATATtactga